One segment of Allorhodopirellula heiligendammensis DNA contains the following:
- a CDS encoding Gfo/Idh/MocA family oxidoreductase produces the protein MNELGVEITDSMDTLLERVEMVLLKTNDDRPHLEQVLAVLKAGMPIFIDKPVAGAQRSRKSRRSSR, from the coding sequence ATGAACGAACTTGGTGTCGAGATAACTGATTCAATGGATACACTTCTCGAGCGCGTCGAAATGGTTTTGCTGAAGACCAACGACGACCGACCGCACCTCGAACAGGTCTTAGCCGTGTTGAAAGCAGGCATGCCCATTTTCATCGACAAGCCGGTCGCTGGTGCGCAGCGCTCGCGAAAAAGTCGCCGATCCTCCCGCTGA
- a CDS encoding right-handed parallel beta-helix repeat-containing protein gives MINIRTTLRDRSLLLLVFAMLQVNLGGVANAQQPAQQERPSDKQTVRGFGAIGDGVADDTAAIQRAVDSRVGSIHFPKGKYRITRPVVVDLELVGPTSLVGDGTPQVIMAGAGPAFRIVGTHGGTAAPHTVQDNVWENQRTPMIDGIEIVGAHEHACGIEADGTMQLTVSRVVVRRALHGIHLVNRNRNVVLSDCHLYENRGVGVFYDNVNLHQSNIVGCHISYNEQGGVVIRGGDVRNVHIGTCDIEGNMGGQGSQPAANVLLVSGEGSIGEVAIVGCTIQHTHDAPNSANIRIDANSNPQEFTPERRHGNITIANNILSDVQYNIDIKNARGVAITGNTIWKGYTANVQVADSRSIVMSGNVFDRNPRYLYGDASSAKLAITFERCDGCTISANHIDGVGTGAAAMVIRNSRHFNIANCTILDCGNCGILLDNVSRSRVSDCLIGHLDEEAEHAASIRVVGGQENQLANNLLGYDLQISDVTTNVTAD, from the coding sequence ATGATCAATATACGGACAACATTGCGAGATCGATCGTTACTCTTGCTCGTCTTCGCAATGCTCCAGGTGAACCTCGGGGGTGTTGCGAACGCTCAACAACCTGCCCAGCAAGAACGCCCTTCAGATAAACAGACCGTTCGTGGTTTCGGTGCCATCGGCGACGGCGTGGCTGACGACACTGCTGCGATCCAACGTGCTGTTGATTCACGGGTCGGTTCAATCCATTTTCCCAAAGGAAAGTATCGCATCACGCGGCCGGTTGTCGTTGATCTTGAGCTTGTCGGGCCAACCTCACTGGTCGGCGATGGAACGCCGCAGGTCATCATGGCGGGCGCGGGACCGGCCTTTCGAATCGTCGGTACCCACGGCGGTACCGCAGCGCCCCACACTGTCCAAGACAACGTTTGGGAAAACCAGCGCACCCCGATGATTGACGGAATTGAGATTGTCGGTGCGCACGAGCATGCCTGTGGGATCGAAGCCGACGGCACAATGCAATTGACGGTATCTCGCGTGGTTGTCCGGAGAGCATTGCATGGCATCCATCTCGTCAATCGCAACCGCAACGTCGTGCTATCAGACTGCCATCTCTACGAGAATCGTGGCGTGGGTGTGTTCTATGACAACGTCAACTTGCATCAATCCAATATCGTCGGATGCCATATCAGTTACAACGAACAGGGCGGAGTCGTGATTCGCGGAGGCGATGTCCGGAACGTCCACATCGGTACCTGTGACATCGAAGGCAACATGGGCGGCCAAGGATCGCAGCCGGCCGCCAACGTGCTATTGGTCTCCGGGGAAGGCTCAATCGGTGAAGTTGCCATTGTCGGGTGCACGATCCAACACACCCACGACGCTCCCAATTCTGCAAATATTCGCATCGACGCGAATTCAAATCCGCAGGAATTCACACCAGAGCGTCGCCACGGCAACATCACCATCGCCAATAATATTCTGTCCGATGTGCAGTACAACATTGATATTAAAAACGCGCGTGGCGTAGCGATAACTGGAAACACCATCTGGAAAGGGTACACAGCGAATGTGCAGGTGGCCGACTCGCGAAGTATCGTGATGTCAGGTAATGTCTTCGATCGCAATCCACGCTACTTGTATGGAGATGCTTCCTCGGCAAAACTCGCGATCACGTTTGAACGATGTGATGGCTGCACCATCAGCGCAAACCATATCGATGGTGTCGGAACCGGAGCGGCGGCAATGGTGATCCGGAACAGCCGTCACTTTAATATCGCCAACTGTACGATCCTCGACTGTGGGAACTGTGGCATCTTGCTAGACAACGTGTCCCGAAGTCGTGTCTCCGATTGCCTCATTGGCCACCTTGACGAGGAGGCCGAACATGCTGCATCGATCCGCGTTGTGGGCGGGCAAGAAAACCAACTCGCGAATAACCTGTTGGGATACGATCTCCAAATATCTGACGTTACAACAAATGTCACGGCTGACTGA
- a CDS encoding ribonuclease HI, producing MAQHSINIASDSLAFDRLQFAERAVARALQPDLDTASAPAPNLSSLLLVVSAQSSNLDDGRWQFAIETAGGEPILEAEDYERGDLNRLTLLAAVRGLEAIDGPSGVTLLSHNRYLIRSLTDSLPRWRRSDFVWDHFGRRVEVQHADLWRRIDSALCIHEVQACLLTARMVSRPDAVAPQNSLTVASPGSLAGGRVPHRIDSPHEAPPAPHSGNRLRDWLLQSAVDTSHRAHRIAMIGQSGP from the coding sequence ATGGCTCAGCACTCCATTAACATCGCGTCCGATTCGTTAGCATTCGATCGTCTGCAGTTCGCCGAGCGAGCGGTTGCTCGGGCGCTGCAGCCTGATCTCGATACTGCCTCGGCACCGGCGCCGAATTTGTCTTCATTGCTGCTGGTCGTCTCTGCCCAGAGCAGTAATTTAGATGATGGACGCTGGCAGTTCGCCATCGAGACCGCGGGCGGCGAGCCTATTTTGGAGGCAGAGGACTACGAGCGGGGCGATCTCAACCGCTTAACCCTATTAGCGGCAGTTCGCGGTCTGGAGGCCATTGACGGACCTTCGGGTGTCACGTTACTGAGTCACAATCGCTACCTGATCCGCTCCCTGACAGATTCATTGCCGCGTTGGCGGCGGAGTGATTTCGTGTGGGATCATTTTGGGCGGCGGGTGGAGGTGCAGCATGCTGATTTGTGGCGACGGATCGACTCTGCCCTCTGTATCCATGAAGTTCAAGCTTGTTTGCTTACGGCGAGAATGGTCAGCCGTCCGGACGCGGTCGCCCCGCAGAACAGTCTAACCGTCGCGTCGCCGGGGTCGCTTGCCGGTGGCCGAGTACCCCATCGAATCGATTCGCCTCATGAAGCGCCACCGGCACCGCACAGCGGCAATCGTCTGCGTGACTGGCTCTTGCAGTCAGCGGTCGATACCAGTCACCGGGCGCATCGAATCGCCATGATCGGTCAATCGGGACCCTAG
- the glgB gene encoding 1,4-alpha-glucan branching protein GlgB — protein MNTQLTLSSIQSLLDGSIGDPSSLLGRHSVDYRGTPATAIRMFQPEAHSIFLIDSASGMKRPMRRLHPEGVFEAILDETPESNYKVEMIDRQGNTTETADPYATASLLSDFDRYLIGQGRHHRIYERLGAQLRTVNGVPGVNFAVWAPNARAVQVVGDFNGWDGRQHAARQLPHLGIWEIFVPAARVGQRYKFRIHNQHGHWMDKCDPMAFASELPPLTANIITDINSYQWSDSDWMNRRSHFEPLHAPMNVYEVHLGSWQKGAGRTNGWLDYRDLARRLADYCIRMNFTHVELMPISEHPYSGSWGYQSVGYYAPTSRHGKPEDFMFFVDHLHQHGIGVIVDWVPAHFPKDDHGLRRFDGSPLYEHADPRQGEHPDWGTMIFNFGRNEVKNFLIANAVFWLDKYHIDGLRVDAVASMLYLDYSRNDGEWVPNRYGGRENLESIDFLREFNDAVHENFPGVVTAAEESTAWPGVSKPTSDGGLGFTYKWNMGWMNDTLRYMRNEPIHRQYHQNELTFSLIYAFTENFMLPLSHDEVVHGKGSLISQMPGDIWQKFANLRLLYSYMWTHPGKKLLFMGGELAQWNEWNEDDGPQWLLLDFATHRGIQQLISDLNLLVNENPALHHFDFGPEGFEWVDCQNAKDSTLVYLRKGDAGHAPLLVCCNFTPVVREGYPVGVPESGFWKEVFNSDSEAYGGSNVGNYPGCQTRGIGHHERPDSIAVTLPPLGTTIFRLEQ, from the coding sequence ATGAATACGCAACTCACTCTCTCGAGTATCCAATCGCTCCTAGACGGTAGCATCGGCGATCCCAGCAGTTTGCTTGGTAGGCACTCGGTCGACTATCGTGGTACTCCCGCGACCGCGATTCGCATGTTTCAGCCCGAAGCCCATTCGATCTTCTTGATTGACTCGGCTTCTGGAATGAAGCGTCCCATGCGGCGTTTGCACCCCGAGGGCGTGTTCGAGGCCATCTTAGATGAAACTCCTGAGAGCAACTACAAAGTCGAAATGATTGACAGACAAGGCAATACGACCGAAACAGCCGACCCGTACGCAACAGCGAGTTTGTTGAGCGATTTCGATCGGTACCTCATCGGCCAAGGGCGGCACCATCGGATCTATGAACGTCTGGGAGCCCAATTGCGCACCGTTAACGGCGTGCCCGGTGTGAACTTCGCGGTGTGGGCACCGAACGCCCGAGCCGTGCAGGTGGTCGGAGACTTTAATGGCTGGGATGGGCGTCAGCATGCCGCGCGCCAGCTGCCCCATCTCGGGATTTGGGAAATCTTTGTGCCCGCCGCCCGCGTGGGCCAGCGATATAAGTTTCGTATCCACAATCAGCACGGTCACTGGATGGATAAATGCGATCCCATGGCATTTGCCTCGGAACTACCGCCGCTGACCGCAAATATCATTACAGATATCAACTCGTATCAGTGGAGCGACAGTGATTGGATGAACCGTCGCAGTCACTTCGAACCGCTGCACGCGCCCATGAACGTCTACGAAGTTCATTTGGGTAGCTGGCAGAAAGGTGCTGGTCGTACGAATGGATGGTTGGACTACCGTGATCTGGCGCGACGATTGGCGGATTACTGCATCCGGATGAACTTCACTCACGTCGAGTTGATGCCGATCAGCGAGCATCCCTACTCAGGCTCATGGGGCTATCAAAGCGTGGGTTACTATGCTCCGACAAGTCGTCATGGAAAACCCGAAGACTTCATGTTTTTCGTAGATCATTTGCATCAACATGGCATTGGCGTCATCGTCGATTGGGTGCCGGCGCACTTTCCCAAAGACGATCATGGGCTGCGTCGGTTTGATGGCTCGCCTCTGTATGAGCACGCCGACCCGCGTCAAGGCGAGCATCCCGACTGGGGGACGATGATCTTTAACTTCGGTCGCAACGAGGTCAAGAACTTCCTCATTGCGAACGCGGTTTTCTGGCTCGATAAGTATCACATCGATGGGCTCCGTGTCGATGCGGTGGCGTCGATGTTGTACCTCGACTATAGCCGTAATGACGGCGAGTGGGTGCCCAATCGCTACGGCGGACGCGAGAACCTCGAGTCAATCGATTTTCTGCGTGAGTTCAATGATGCTGTGCACGAAAACTTCCCAGGCGTGGTAACCGCGGCAGAGGAATCGACTGCTTGGCCAGGCGTTTCCAAGCCGACCAGCGATGGCGGGTTAGGGTTCACGTACAAGTGGAACATGGGATGGATGAACGACACGCTCCGGTACATGCGCAACGAGCCGATCCATCGCCAGTATCACCAGAACGAGCTCACCTTTAGCTTGATCTATGCGTTCACAGAAAACTTCATGTTGCCGCTCTCACACGATGAAGTGGTGCATGGCAAGGGTTCGTTGATCAGCCAAATGCCCGGTGATATCTGGCAGAAATTCGCCAACTTGCGTTTGCTCTATTCGTACATGTGGACGCATCCTGGCAAGAAACTCTTGTTCATGGGCGGCGAATTGGCGCAGTGGAACGAGTGGAACGAAGACGATGGACCGCAGTGGCTGTTATTGGATTTCGCGACCCACCGAGGCATCCAGCAGCTCATCTCGGATCTGAATCTTCTCGTGAACGAGAACCCTGCTCTGCACCATTTCGATTTTGGTCCAGAAGGATTCGAGTGGGTCGATTGCCAGAACGCGAAGGACAGTACGCTGGTCTATCTGCGCAAAGGCGACGCCGGTCATGCCCCGCTGCTGGTTTGCTGTAATTTCACACCAGTCGTCCGAGAAGGTTATCCTGTTGGGGTGCCTGAGTCGGGGTTCTGGAAAGAGGTTTTCAATAGTGATAGCGAAGCATACGGTGGCAGTAACGTGGGCAACTATCCCGGTTGCCAGACCCGCGGGATCGGACATCACGAACGCCCCGATAGCATTGCCGTCACATTACCGCCACTGGGCACGACGATCTTCCGACTTGAACAGTGA
- a CDS encoding exo-beta-N-acetylmuramidase NamZ domain-containing protein, which yields MMQMKKVATLVLVFGLMSPINRVIAEHLPIAKPESVGMRADRLAEIQPLMIAGIERGNLPGGVVCVGRHGKIAYLEAFGHRFVGDDPEKMTVDTVFDLASLTKPVSTATAIMKLVEDGHFLLNDRVTRFLPEFAPHGKDEITIQDLLLHQSGLIPDNALADYLDGPDTAWERICQLKLTGPVGKRFRYSDVNFIVLAKLVEEVTGKNIHEFSRATTFAPLLMDETGYNPSDDIKLRTAPTQQRDGDWMRGEVHDPRAYALNGVAGHAGLFSTAKDLASYSQMMLGQGTLHFEDKKIRVLAPATVRKMTAAYRVSSGTRGLGWDKQTPYSSNRGDLLSMSAYGHGGFTGTVLWIDPELDLFFIFLSNRVHPDGNGSVNHLAGHILNVVASSIVDEPRPVTHEVRLGIDVLRSEGFRALADQRVGLITNHTGCSTDGESTTAILQSAPGVSLTALFSPEHGIAGKLDQSKIADTRDAETGLQVFSLYGSTRRPTPAMLAEIDTLVFDIQDIGTRFYTYISTMGEAMQAASEANKRFVVLDRPNPLGGLVVTGPMLDPGKESFVGYLRLPVRHGMTIGEIAQLIKAEQNLELDLEVIRCQGWRRNDSWDRTNLTWINPSPNMRSLVAAFLYPGIGLLEMTNLSVGRGTDTPFEVVGAPWIDGRELARQLNGRELPGVRFVPIEFTPDSSRYSGQACEGVNIVVTNLQQLESVRVGIEIATSLQDLFPHDWQTKNLNRLLGNDAVFHSITSGNDGMTTWMKSLDGVSAFRASRQEYLLYE from the coding sequence ATGATGCAGATGAAGAAAGTAGCAACTTTGGTTCTCGTTTTTGGTTTGATGTCGCCCATCAATCGCGTGATTGCCGAACACCTGCCCATCGCCAAACCGGAATCGGTAGGTATGCGAGCGGATCGTTTAGCAGAGATTCAACCGCTGATGATTGCCGGGATTGAGCGCGGCAACCTGCCCGGCGGCGTCGTATGTGTTGGCCGCCATGGAAAGATCGCGTATCTCGAGGCGTTTGGGCATCGATTCGTCGGCGATGATCCTGAAAAGATGACTGTCGACACTGTCTTTGATCTGGCATCATTGACCAAACCGGTATCGACGGCGACAGCTATCATGAAACTTGTCGAAGACGGGCACTTTTTGCTCAACGATCGAGTTACCCGTTTCCTTCCGGAGTTCGCCCCGCACGGCAAAGACGAGATCACGATCCAGGATCTGTTACTGCACCAGAGTGGATTGATTCCCGACAATGCGCTCGCTGACTACCTGGATGGTCCTGACACGGCGTGGGAGCGCATTTGTCAACTCAAGTTAACCGGTCCAGTTGGCAAGCGTTTTCGCTATTCAGACGTCAACTTCATCGTCCTAGCGAAATTAGTTGAGGAAGTTACCGGCAAAAACATCCACGAGTTTTCGCGCGCGACAACGTTTGCCCCGTTATTAATGGACGAAACCGGCTACAACCCCTCGGACGATATTAAACTCCGTACCGCACCAACGCAGCAGCGTGACGGAGATTGGATGCGAGGGGAGGTTCACGACCCGCGAGCGTACGCGCTCAACGGCGTTGCAGGACATGCGGGACTTTTTTCGACTGCCAAGGATCTCGCTAGCTATTCGCAAATGATGTTAGGACAGGGAACACTTCATTTCGAAGACAAGAAAATCCGCGTCCTGGCACCTGCCACCGTTCGAAAGATGACCGCTGCATACCGCGTCTCGTCGGGTACACGCGGACTCGGTTGGGACAAACAAACACCCTACTCCAGCAACCGCGGTGACCTGCTCTCGATGAGTGCCTACGGGCACGGCGGATTCACTGGTACCGTTCTCTGGATCGATCCAGAACTCGACCTGTTTTTTATCTTTCTCAGCAACCGTGTTCATCCCGACGGAAACGGAAGCGTGAACCATCTCGCCGGTCATATTTTGAACGTCGTGGCAAGCTCGATTGTCGACGAACCTCGACCGGTGACACACGAAGTACGTCTGGGGATCGATGTGCTCCGCTCAGAAGGTTTCCGAGCACTGGCTGATCAACGTGTCGGTCTGATCACCAATCACACAGGTTGCAGTACCGATGGCGAGAGCACCACGGCAATCCTGCAATCGGCTCCCGGCGTCTCGCTGACAGCATTATTCAGTCCCGAACATGGAATTGCTGGAAAGCTCGACCAATCGAAGATCGCAGATACCCGCGACGCGGAGACTGGCCTGCAGGTGTTTAGTCTCTACGGGTCCACTCGCCGTCCGACACCCGCGATGCTCGCGGAGATCGATACGCTCGTCTTCGATATCCAGGACATTGGGACCCGGTTCTATACCTACATTTCGACCATGGGTGAAGCGATGCAGGCGGCTAGTGAGGCCAACAAGCGGTTTGTTGTTCTCGATCGCCCCAATCCACTGGGCGGCCTGGTGGTCACCGGGCCCATGCTCGATCCAGGCAAAGAGTCGTTCGTTGGGTACCTTCGTCTGCCTGTTCGGCACGGTATGACGATCGGCGAGATCGCTCAGCTGATCAAGGCGGAACAGAACCTCGAGCTCGATCTAGAAGTGATCCGCTGCCAGGGTTGGCGGCGGAACGACAGCTGGGATCGAACGAACCTGACATGGATCAATCCCTCACCCAACATGCGCAGTCTCGTCGCAGCCTTCCTGTATCCCGGTATCGGGCTGCTGGAGATGACCAATCTCTCGGTGGGTCGAGGAACGGACACACCCTTTGAAGTCGTGGGAGCCCCCTGGATCGATGGACGCGAACTCGCACGCCAGCTCAATGGTCGCGAGCTCCCAGGTGTAAGATTTGTACCCATCGAGTTCACACCCGACTCCAGCCGATACAGCGGTCAGGCTTGTGAGGGTGTGAACATCGTCGTAACGAACCTCCAGCAACTTGAATCGGTTCGCGTGGGGATCGAAATCGCGACGAGTCTCCAAGACCTTTTCCCGCATGATTGGCAGACTAAAAATCTCAATCGCCTGCTCGGCAACGACGCCGTTTTCCACAGCATCACCAGTGGCAACGATGGCATGACGACGTGGATGAAATCACTCGACGGTGTCTCAGCGTTTCGAGCCTCACGGCAGGAATACTTACTTTACGAATAG
- a CDS encoding cysteine hydrolase family protein has product MIQSNPPTSNSIDPLRNVYHDSVIDIAQHRELLISRNAALLCIDLQYLDAAPGHGVFATPDQGGVSAEGQAYYFDRLEKTVLPGVRELQDVFRSHDLEVIHTRIQALTQDGRDRSKGHKRLNLLAAPGSRDADFLEQVAPKPQRDEIVINKTASGVFSSTNLHYVLNNMGIEALYIVGVYTNECVETTVRDACDLGYLVTLVEDCCATVTPELHEASLATLRDRYARVMTLRDTIGTVERLIPVTEAT; this is encoded by the coding sequence ATGATCCAATCCAATCCCCCCACAAGCAACTCGATCGATCCATTACGCAATGTTTATCACGATTCTGTGATTGACATCGCCCAACATCGCGAACTGCTGATCTCCCGCAACGCCGCTCTGTTGTGCATCGACCTGCAGTACCTCGATGCGGCACCAGGACATGGAGTATTCGCGACCCCCGATCAAGGCGGCGTATCGGCAGAGGGGCAAGCCTACTATTTCGATCGACTTGAGAAAACAGTTCTTCCGGGCGTGCGCGAACTGCAAGACGTCTTTCGCTCACATGACTTAGAAGTCATCCACACGCGCATCCAGGCTTTGACGCAGGATGGACGTGACCGCAGCAAAGGGCATAAGCGTCTGAACCTGCTGGCCGCCCCCGGATCGCGTGATGCCGACTTTCTAGAACAAGTAGCTCCCAAACCGCAGCGGGACGAAATTGTGATCAACAAGACGGCCAGCGGGGTGTTTTCATCAACCAACTTGCATTACGTCCTCAACAATATGGGGATCGAGGCTCTGTACATTGTGGGGGTCTACACGAACGAGTGCGTCGAAACTACCGTGCGTGATGCGTGCGACCTGGGTTATCTGGTGACTTTGGTCGAAGACTGTTGCGCGACCGTTACCCCCGAACTCCACGAGGCCTCATTGGCGACGCTGCGCGATCGATACGCGCGCGTGATGACACTACGCGATACAATCGGCACCGTCGAGCGTTTGATTCCAGTTACAGAGGCAACATGA
- a CDS encoding DUF1559 domain-containing protein, with protein sequence MTTNIRGACLPATRLLSRRRAFTLVELLVVIAIIGVLVGLLLPAVQAAREAARRMQCSNKLKQMGLASLNFESAYNKLPEGPIDGDREAVEYPSEAPTTAGNPKDDVCCRASTRRGWSAQYKILPFMEGNNIYELGRDDPPFWATQSGNGNENVVAQQLVPGFYCPSRRSPKGYGSAFYGRTDYAGSAGFYHGRPDSVIDFIPEAPLGAPAEGTRTAPNGGLARQRGGAIVWPGLGDKRTLADITDGTSMSLLFSEKALHPSQHGLDGGDNERWNNAGWDECVVRWHFPPRADQETYAPEEGGSTNWNRYFGAAHMGGLNAGFCDGSVRFYSFSVDATVWKQLCLINDGEVIDEGKL encoded by the coding sequence ATGACGACAAATATTAGAGGGGCATGTTTGCCAGCGACACGATTGTTGAGTCGCCGACGTGCATTCACATTGGTGGAATTACTCGTGGTGATCGCGATCATTGGGGTCTTGGTCGGATTACTGTTGCCTGCCGTACAGGCTGCCCGTGAAGCGGCTCGCAGGATGCAATGTTCCAATAAACTGAAGCAGATGGGGCTGGCATCACTGAATTTCGAAAGTGCCTACAATAAACTGCCAGAGGGCCCCATCGACGGTGACCGGGAAGCAGTCGAGTATCCGAGCGAAGCTCCTACGACAGCGGGCAATCCAAAAGACGACGTGTGTTGTCGAGCGTCTACCCGCAGAGGATGGAGTGCTCAATACAAAATTCTGCCTTTCATGGAAGGCAACAATATCTATGAACTCGGCCGCGATGACCCTCCATTCTGGGCCACGCAATCGGGAAATGGCAATGAAAATGTGGTTGCCCAGCAGCTCGTGCCAGGATTCTATTGCCCATCCCGGCGGTCACCCAAGGGCTACGGTAGTGCCTTTTACGGGCGCACGGACTACGCAGGTAGTGCTGGATTCTACCACGGTCGACCGGATTCCGTGATCGATTTCATCCCCGAGGCTCCGCTCGGTGCTCCCGCCGAAGGAACACGCACCGCTCCGAATGGTGGACTGGCACGTCAACGTGGCGGAGCCATCGTTTGGCCAGGCCTCGGAGATAAGCGAACCCTCGCCGATATCACCGATGGCACCTCCATGTCGCTCCTGTTCTCCGAGAAGGCGTTGCATCCCTCTCAGCATGGTTTGGACGGTGGTGACAATGAACGGTGGAATAATGCTGGCTGGGACGAATGTGTGGTCCGTTGGCACTTCCCACCCCGCGCTGACCAAGAAACCTATGCCCCCGAGGAGGGCGGATCAACAAACTGGAATCGCTACTTCGGCGCCGCTCACATGGGCGGACTCAACGCCGGATTCTGCGATGGATCCGTTCGATTCTATTCATTCTCAGTCGATGCGACTGTGTGGAAACAATTGTGTCTGATTAATGATGGCGAAGTCATCGACGAAGGAAAACTATAA
- the ppk2 gene encoding polyphosphate kinase 2, with amino-acid sequence MNESDLLRIREEILDSIDEEFEAELEEAISDRDPNSQEDRELTRRNYFRHLLQLQQELIKLQAWVVETGAKVAVVFEGRDAAGKGGAIKRITQRLNPRVCRVVALTAPSEREKTQWYFQRYVPHLPAAGEIVLFDRSWYNRAGVERVMGFCTQDEYEAFFRDVPSFEQMLVDSGIHLVKYWFSISDEEQQFRFQCRISDPLKQWKLSPMDLESRRRWEQYTEAKEVMLQKSNLPFSRWWIVEADNKKRARLNCIGHLLKQIPYQETENAAVEMPPRERHDHYERKPLPDDMFVESVF; translated from the coding sequence ATGAACGAATCAGATCTGTTGAGAATCCGTGAAGAAATCCTTGACTCCATCGATGAGGAGTTTGAGGCAGAACTAGAGGAAGCGATCTCGGATCGCGATCCAAATTCGCAGGAGGACCGCGAATTGACCCGGCGAAACTATTTTCGGCATCTCCTGCAATTACAGCAAGAGTTGATCAAATTGCAGGCCTGGGTCGTCGAAACGGGTGCCAAGGTTGCTGTCGTCTTCGAGGGTCGAGATGCCGCTGGAAAGGGTGGCGCGATCAAGCGGATCACACAGCGGCTCAATCCGCGAGTTTGCCGCGTGGTTGCTCTGACGGCGCCGTCGGAGCGAGAAAAAACCCAGTGGTATTTCCAACGTTACGTTCCTCATCTTCCCGCCGCCGGGGAAATCGTGCTCTTCGATCGCAGTTGGTACAATCGGGCGGGGGTCGAGCGTGTGATGGGCTTCTGCACCCAGGATGAATACGAAGCCTTCTTTCGCGACGTACCAAGCTTTGAACAAATGCTCGTCGACTCGGGAATCCATCTGGTCAAATACTGGTTTTCCATTTCCGACGAGGAGCAACAATTTCGGTTTCAGTGCCGAATCAGCGACCCTCTCAAGCAATGGAAACTCAGCCCAATGGACCTTGAGTCGCGGCGTCGCTGGGAGCAATATACTGAAGCGAAAGAGGTGATGCTGCAGAAGTCCAACCTGCCATTCTCGCGGTGGTGGATTGTTGAAGCGGATAACAAGAAACGGGCTCGGCTCAACTGCATCGGACACCTGCTGAAGCAGATCCCATATCAGGAGACCGAAAACGCAGCAGTAGAAATGCCGCCGCGTGAACGACACGATCATTACGAGAGAAAACCACTACCTGACGACATGTTTGTTGAGTCAGTCTTCTAG